The region ACAGGATTGGGAATGTCTATAAGCTACCAAGTTGTGGTCGAGAAGCATGGTGGCTCATTGTCGTGCCATTCCGTACCAGGTCAGTCAGCCGAGTTTGTGATTGAAATCCCAATTCGACAGCCTAAGCGAGGTAAGCAAAGTTAATTTCATCATTATTACTTGATAGGCATTGGTTACAATCTATGTTTTGAGATCGCCTCAACGATCGCCATTCGTCACATCAATATATCTAGTGTTGCGCTACACGTTAGGGCTAATTCGTGGAACGCAGATTAAGTTTTTTTGAAGTAGTGCCAAAACTTTTCTTAACCCAAGAGGAGAAAATCTGGTTGCCATCACGCTAAAGATGTCACCCTATTTAACCTAGCTTTTAACTACAAATCACCTACAAAACAACTACAAAAATCCTTGCCTTACAGAGTAAAAGTCCAAAAAAAATTCCCAAAAAAGTGATACTTCGTCCCCAAAGTTTCCCATAATTTTCCATAGTAAGGGCAAGTATCTCCCTAAATCTCCCAAAAAAAGTGACTTAAAGGAAAATCAGGTCAGGTTTTTCAAGCTTATTGACACGATTCTCAATAAGCTTGACTTAAATCATCTTCAAGCTTCCCAAATTTTCCCAAACTTCTCCCAAAAGTTGTCATTAATTTCCCAAACTTTTCCATGAATTGGTTGGTTTTTGACTTCTTGGGAGAGACTTGACCCTGCCAAAAAATTTCGCACAGTACGCCAAATTTTTGGAGCAAGTTTTTGAGGAAAAAATAATTTTAGAAAAATAGAAAGCGCCAATATAATACTAAAAGCTACATTTCCACTACAAAATGACCCAATGGTTTAGAACTTCAAATCATTGATGAACCTTTGGAGTATTTTGAATCACGATAAATAACAAATGAGTCAATCAATTTTAGATTTTGGATTTTAGATTAACTGCACCCATGTACACAAAGTGTTCCCGTAGGGTAGGGATGCAGCTTGGGGATTTTAGATTGACGATTTTAGATTTGTTCCGCCCACGGCTGTGCTTGTACCAAAGAAATAATCCACGCATCCAAAATTTAAAATCTAAAATTAGCGCGGTCAATATAAACCCAGAACAAATGACATCAGAATAAGCATTGACAATGCCTGATGACAGCAAACAATTACTAGAAGACAGCTAACGCCCCCCAATAATGTAGCTACCTTCTCAAGCCTCGACGCGGTTGTGGTGAAGGCTGTCGAGAAATAGATAACCTAGCTTGAAGTTGCTGTTTTTTGAGTTCTATCTCATCCTTAATACTGGTCAATCGTGACTGTAACTCAGGAGATTTAAGTATCTGTGCCATAGTCTTCATTTCAACAGTCTGCTGCTCTTTCTCCCAAGAATCATGATTTTCTATCTGGGTTTCATATTCCTGAATTTTTAACTGAAGTTTTTGTTTATGCGTAACTAATTCTTTAATAGTTCCGATAGTTTGCAATTGCTGCTCCAAAGCTTCATTGTACTTATTACTCAACTGATGAAGCGGAAAAAGCTCCATTGTTCTAATAGCTTTCTCTTGGATAGCGTGTTCTAACCAGAAATTATCAATTTGTGGTTGAAGCTGACTAATTTCACTTTCAATAGCTTGCCTATCAATAGGTGCTGGGGCTTGAGCCAGTGGTTGAGCAAAATATTCCTTGACCGCTTGTTCTAAGTACAGTAGTTGTTGGTCAGTTAGTGCATCGATGGCCTTCTTAAACGCCATTTGAGTTAATTGACCACTAAAACGTTGTAGCAGCAATTGTTTACGCTCAAAGTCGCTTAACTTTTTAGGTGGTGCAGGTGAAGCATGACGCTGTTGATTATTGTTATCCCGCCATCCTTTGAGAGTTAATGCTGAGTAATATGCTTTCTCGTATGCCAGTGGCCCCATTGCCACAATCAAATCATCAACACCTTTAGAAGGCCCTGGCAATGTCACTACACTCACAGATGCTCCCCGTTCCTCTAGCAACCGCCCAGTGCGCGAGATGGCAATCTCTATATTTCGTTGAGTTTCAGTCCGTGTCTCGTAGTCAAAGCAGAAAGTAATTTCCCGTTCTTTTGTAGCGAAAACAGCTAACTCGTCCATGAGTTGAGCTTTCATCTTTTCCCCAAGTTCATCCTTACTACGATAACCTGCGTAAATCCCAGGCAGTCCGATGGCAGGGTGCCCCTGACTTAACAAACTGGCAGCTTTCTTCGCTCCCTCAGTGATAGTCACTGGGAGATTATGTTTCCAAACACAATACCAAAATCCCGATACGCGATCGCTTTCGGTCGGCTGTACCCCAAATTTTTCATAAATGCGATCAGCAATGTCATCAGGCACATCGAGCAAGAAAATACTCAGTTCAGTTTTGGGTGGATGCTCATATTTAATGAATTTGCCTGGCTTATCAGCTTTTTGTCTTGGATTATTGGGCTTATAGCATCCCCATAACTTCCTATCAGGTTTATCTCCAGGCTGTAGGTTAGCAAAGGACTTGGGATTAACGCCAGCATCACACCACCAACCGCCTGATTCAATATGAGTATACTTACTCATAAAACCAGACGATAACTTACCTGTATTAGTGCGTGGTAGTTGGTCGCTGTACATCAGGTATTCCCAAGCTTCATGCTCCCAATCTTTTGTCTGATGCAGACTAAAGAAGTTAAGGGCAGCAATTTTGGGGTGAATGGCACTATCTTCTACCAATTCTCGCAAATGTTGAGAATCTAGTCTTTCTGGGGATTCACCCAAATTACTCGGAGTCCAAAATGCGACCTTTGGCTGTAATGAAGTGGGAACTGGTTTTTTAATAACAGGCGATTGAGTAGGAGGCTCTGGAGCGGAGGGGCTGGGGCGCTCTTGGGAAGAATTCGGCTCCTTTGCAAGAGCACTCTTGTGTAGAGGGGAAGGCTTAGTGTAAGATTGCTCCTCCGCTCCTCTGCTCCTCTGCTCCTCTGCTTCTGGGCTTTTAGCCACAATCACAGCATTTGCAACCGTTTCTTTTTCAGGCTTTGACTGGTGTAGCTTGGCTAACTCCTTCTGTCGCAGCACAGAGAGCGCATTTTCCTTAGCCCTACTCGACTGTGCCAGGGCTAGTAAACTGTCTTTATCTTCCGTATAAAGTTTCAAGTCATACCTAGCACGGCTAACCGCAACATAAAAGCTTTCCTGCCCAATGGTATGGTCAGCAGCTATCAGTACTCTGTCAGCCGTTTTCCCTTGACTACTATATGTAGTGCTGACAATCGCATAATCCAGGTGCTGGGCTTGTTGCAGGTTGATAAATTCAGTTTGACCGTTATCAAAATACTGGATTTGAGCGTTATTACCATCAATGGCAGTAACAACAAACTCCTGACCGTTGCGTCGTCCCAATTGTCGGTCGTTTTTCGTCCAGCGTAAGCGATCGCCAAGGGCAATTTCAATTTTTTGATGCTGGTAAACAGCCTTATCAAATCCTGTATCAACTTGATAATACTTACCATCACTAGCTAGAAGGGTTAGTCCATCACTATCCTTACCCACCACAGAATAAAGCTGGCCTTTCTCCAGACCCCGGCGCTTATAACTGCGGGTGGGCATAACCATATCACCCAACTCAAAGTTATGGGTGTAGCGCATTTGTACCGAAGTTAAGTCTTTGGCTTGCAGTTGGGTGATGGTGGTTGCAGTTCCTAAACTCCCTTCAGCTTTTAAATGCTCACGAATCGCTTGGGTGATTGCCAAACGCTCCTTATTTGTTCCAGCTAATACTAGGGTTCGTGTTCGTTCAGAGGGCGTGGATTTGATATAATCTTGGGCGATCGCCTCAATTTTGTCCGATTCTGTTACAGTCTGTATGTAGCCATTTTCATCTAAGCGTTCAAATCCCTCTTGAATTCGACCTTCTGCCACTAGGTCTACTGCTAACTTGAGTTTCGGCGCACGTTGTCTATTGGAAGAATTTAAGTAGCTGGTTTTGATTCCCGCCTGTTGCAGAGATTTGAAAGGGTTGCCCGCTAAGACAGCTGATAACTGTTTTGTGTCTCCTACTAACAAAACTCTGGCTTGTTCCAAGGCTGCCCGTTCTAAAAGAGCGATTGCATCTTTAGCACTGAGTAATCCAGCTTCATCCACCACCCAAAAAGAATTGGGTTCAATTTCTTGGGGTGGTTCAGTTTCTAACAATCTAGCAACTGTTTCAGCTTGAATATCCAACTCAAGACTCAAGACTTTAGCCGCCATCGAACTGGGGGCAAAGCCTTTGATGCTGTAGCCACTTGTGGCAGCGATCGCTTTTAGTTCCTTGAGGGCGAAAGTTTTACCAGCACCAGCTACCCCCTGCCATGCTGTAAATTGGTCTGTTGTGGTTGCTGCATCTAGTACCGCTCGACGCTGATCTGGGTTTAAAGCGGTTTTCTCCAAATGGCTAGAAACTACCTCTCTTTGAGCAAGTGGGCTAACTTGACCCTGCCCGGACTGCATCAATTTAATGGTTGCTAATTCTCGATGAACTGCTGCCAGGGTGGTAAAGTCTCTATTTTCTGAAGATAGGCTGAGTAATTCGGGGTTAGCTTTTACCAAAGGCTCAATAAGGCTTACATCTGTGGCTAATCCCTGATTGAGGATGAATTTCTCTAAATCTTCTTGGGTGAACGCTACATTTCTTTCAGAGCAGTGAGCGATCGCATCCTCTAGGTTTTCATCACTGACTAACCGGGGTTTTTGTTCTGGAGGCACTGCCCCTGGCTGCACAAACTTGATACCCAGCGCTGCCGCTTCTTCTTTCCAGGACGCTTTTAACTCTTGGGGGTTAATTTTCTGCTTCTTGTTACGAGTGGCAGTCCAAGCCGCTTCTCGCTCTGCCCAAGTTGCATTTTCTCCTGCTTCAGTTAATATCTGCTGTCTGCGTTTAGAGAATTCTTGTAAGTCCTGTTCTCTAAAACCTTTAATCTCAAACTGCCCGTGCTTTTTAGGTTCTACCTGATACCCTAGTTTCTCTACTTCGAGAGCTAGATAATTCTGGTACACCATCCCCAGAAATTTCTTATTTTTGAAAATTTCATCATTGAGTAAGCTGTACCATTCCCCATTATCTAGCTGAGTCATATTCATGACTACAGCATGAGTATGCAGATGTGGGTCTAGTTCTCTGGTTTCAATGTGGTCAAATTCTGCGACTACTAAATTTCCTGTTTTGGTAGCAACTCGATGAGTGTCTGTTGTCACCCTAGTGTAGCTGTAGCGTTCTTCTATCAGTTCTAAAGTTTTTTGTACCGCCAATTGATGAGCAGTAACCAGCCTTTCATCCCCACCCACTAATGCTTGCAGGCTTACACTTTTTGGCGCAGAGAAAGTCAAATCTGTTGCTGCTCTTCGTTGTGATGAGTCCAGCTTTCTTTTAGCAAGGTGTTGACTGCCATCTGGTGACAGTCCATTGACAATATTAGTGAAAGTTTCTTGTTGATCTACCGCACCTGATAATCCCAGTTTCTTGGCACCCTGACCAGACCAGCGTGAAGTGCCTTCCTGGTAATATCCTTCCATGAAGTAATGTACTGCTTGCTGAGGCTCTGTGTTCTTTGCTGTCAGCATTTACCGAAAAACCTTCGTTCAGAAGTCGGAAGTAAGAAATAGGAAGTCGGAAGTAAGAAGAAAAAATAACTTTAGTTGTGGGTTTAAAGCCCACTTAAAGAAAAGATCTGTTAAGAGACGTGCAGCGCTCGTAACACAGCGCGGAGCCGGAGCCGCTCCGCCTTCGGTCTTATTTCAATCTCACGACTGAAGTCGTGGGTACTACTTCCGACTTCCGACTTCCGACTTCCGACTTGTTGGTTAGCTGCCCCTGCAAAATTCTTGCTGAAAAAATCTAGTTCTTTATCTACACAATTGTTGAATGAGATTCTAAATTTTCGTCTTCAACATCTTACAAGCTACAAAAATGTAGTATTGTATGCTGCAAAATTTAATATTACTTAATACGAGTTTTTTTCACCCAATGAAATTATAAATCTAGCTCGATTTTTCTGCACAAACTTTTTGGCGTACTGTGCGAAACTTTTTGGCTAGATCAAGTCTCTCCTAAGAAGTCAAAAACCAACCAATTCATGGAAAAGTTTGGGAAATTAATGACAACTTTTGGGAGAAGTTTGGGAAAATTTGGGAAGCTTAAAGATGATTTAAGTCAAGCTTATTGACACAATTCTCAATAAGCTTGAAAAACCTGACCTGATTTTCCTGAAACTCACTTTTTTTGGGAGATTTAGGGAGATACTTGCCCTGAATATGGAAGATTCTGGGAAACTTTGGGGACGAAGTATCACTTTTTTGGGAATTTTTTTTGGACTTTTACTCTTTTAGGCAAAACTTTTTGTAGTTAATTTGTATTCACTTTTCGTGCCAGAAATACTTGCCAACCTTGAGACGCTCCCGCACATTCAGCAATCCCATACGAATTGCATCCGCATTTAACTGGATAACTTTATGAGGAATCGACAGGTAAGCATCTAAATGTTGATTTACCTCACCACTGGTTCGCTCCATCAACTGATCCGCTAGATTGTTCACCGCTTTCTCACCATTTTTAAAAGACATATACCCGACCAGCCCCACGATGCCAAAAAGTTGCAATACGAAAGGAACGACCAGAACAAGCTGTAATGAAAATGTACGGACTTTGCCAGATGGATGTATCTTCATGAGTGGTAAATCTTGGTTCGCGCAGGTCTTTGTTTAACCTAGATTACCCATCAGCAACTTTGGGCTATCAAATATGTTTGTGTAAAAACATACAAGTTAGAAAGTGGGCGTATGACATACTCCCGACTCCGATCTACCTAATCCTGGGGATTATTTAACTTGCCAAGTTGGCGATCAGCCCATGTTCGTGATTCGAGATAATAATGGCATATTGCAAGGGATGCACAATGTTTGTCCGCATCGCGGAGCGCAGATGTTACAAGGGCAGGGTCATTGTCAACGAGTGCGTTGTCCGTATCATGGTTGGAACTTCAATTATGAAGGCAATCTTAAAGGTTTACCTCGCGCTGAGTGTTTTCCCAATTTAGATAAGTCGGCTGTCTATCTAGCTAAGGGACGAGTGGAAACATGGGGCGGCTTTATCTTTGTTTGCTCAGAAGCAGAAGGGGAATCTTTAGTAAGTTATTTGGCTGGATTTTCAGCTTACTTAGAGCAGTATCAGCACTCTTGGCAGGAACTTCAGCAGGTTGACCACTGGTTTTATGAAGAGCCAGCCAATTGGAAATTTCCTATTGAGAATTATCTAGAGTGTTATCACTTGTCAGTTGTTCATGCCCAAAGTTTAAAGTGTTTCGATCCGAAGAATATTATTTACACTCCAACTGGGCGACACTATCAGATATTTGTTCCTTTTACAGATGATGAATTTGTGAAAGATCACCCCGCTTTTTCAGGAGAACCAAGGGGACAATCTTACCAGGGCTTCATCTTTCCCAATATGATGATTAATACTGCAAGAGACAAAGTTTCAGTTTTTCGGCTGACTCCTTTATCTCCCACAAAAACTAAGTTTGAGGTTTTTATTTATCAAACAAAAGCACAGATTGAAGCATTTCCTTATAAACAGGATGAATTTCGACCTGAATTTGAGCGGGTGTTAAATGAAGACTTTGGGGTGGTGCGATCGCTACAAGCAAGTGTTCATTCCAAAGCTTATGGTGTACTTCAGCTTGCAGACATTGAATATGGAATTTCTCACTTCCATCAAGTTTTGTCGAAGTACTACCAACCCTAACGCTCTTCCGTCACTCTGCCTGAATTGGTTGCACACTCAGGCGATAGCCGAGATTGTGCAGGATAAGGCTGATGGTTCGCCTGAAGGGGTGGCATAGCCCCGACCGCGCAACAGCGATGCGAGACATTGGCTCTCAAATCCCTTACTCTCTCTGGATTACACCCGTGAAAGTAAGAAATAGCGTCAGTTGCATTGCTTAAAACGATGACAACTTGGCGCACCCTTAGATCAGCTAGTCACCTCCATCGGTAATATCGATTCCGACAGCCACTGATAAAGTTGAGGTACTAACTGCTCCAGCTGCCGCAGTTCACTAGAAGCAAATTGCTCTAATAACAGCACCGCACACCACCGTCGCTGTTCACTCCAACGCTTGAGGATGGATTTTATCGCTTCCACTCCTTGCAGTATGCCTAACCTGAGTCGTTCGGCACAAGCTTTTATGGGAGTGGGATCGTCGTCAGGGGGTTGAAACTGCTCAAAATCAGTATCAGGGATGGGGTTGATCCCTTGTACAGAATTGGTAGTATCCACCCCTGACAAATGGGGTTTCCCTATACCATTATGGGGGGGGGTGGATACTGGGGAAGAAAGCGGTGAAACACGATACATAGCTGGCATTTCAGCACCCTGCAACTGTTCTCCCCAACTCACAGAATGAGATCGCTGTTGTTTCTGAGTCCGCCGATGCTGGCGATGAGCAATCACTGCCAGAGTAAAATCCAATTCTTCTGGAGACAAGAAGTAATATTTAACCTGCTGACCGCGTGGGCCAACTTTATGGGAAACAAGTTTTAATCCCAACTGCTCAACTAAAGTTGCCAACAGCCAAATTGGTTGACAATTGGGGGGAACTGTAAAACCTAAAATTGCTTTGACAGGAGCCGCACAATGTTTAGCTATTTCGGTCATCTTGAGTAAATCCGGGTCAGTGGCAGTAATTTCATCTCCTGCTACAAGGCGTTTGAGAATCCCATGCAACCCCAAATTAAACCTCGCCAACCACCGCGCCGAATAATTGCCCCAGTCCATACACAACGGTAACTTATTTCGTTCAGCAAAATCTTTATCTATGACAATCGCTGGCGGTACTGGGTACTGCTTTCCAGTGTTTGGGTCAACAATCGTGCCAG is a window of Tolypothrix sp. PCC 7910 DNA encoding:
- a CDS encoding RHO alpha subunit C-terminal catalytic domain-containing protein, encoding METWGGFIFVCSEAEGESLVSYLAGFSAYLEQYQHSWQELQQVDHWFYEEPANWKFPIENYLECYHLSVVHAQSLKCFDPKNIIYTPTGRHYQIFVPFTDDEFVKDHPAFSGEPRGQSYQGFIFPNMMINTARDKVSVFRLTPLSPTKTKFEVFIYQTKAQIEAFPYKQDEFRPEFERVLNEDFGVVRSLQASVHSKAYGVLQLADIEYGISHFHQVLSKYYQP
- the mobF gene encoding MobF family relaxase → MLTAKNTEPQQAVHYFMEGYYQEGTSRWSGQGAKKLGLSGAVDQQETFTNIVNGLSPDGSQHLAKRKLDSSQRRAATDLTFSAPKSVSLQALVGGDERLVTAHQLAVQKTLELIEERYSYTRVTTDTHRVATKTGNLVVAEFDHIETRELDPHLHTHAVVMNMTQLDNGEWYSLLNDEIFKNKKFLGMVYQNYLALEVEKLGYQVEPKKHGQFEIKGFREQDLQEFSKRRQQILTEAGENATWAEREAAWTATRNKKQKINPQELKASWKEEAAALGIKFVQPGAVPPEQKPRLVSDENLEDAIAHCSERNVAFTQEDLEKFILNQGLATDVSLIEPLVKANPELLSLSSENRDFTTLAAVHRELATIKLMQSGQGQVSPLAQREVVSSHLEKTALNPDQRRAVLDAATTTDQFTAWQGVAGAGKTFALKELKAIAATSGYSIKGFAPSSMAAKVLSLELDIQAETVARLLETEPPQEIEPNSFWVVDEAGLLSAKDAIALLERAALEQARVLLVGDTKQLSAVLAGNPFKSLQQAGIKTSYLNSSNRQRAPKLKLAVDLVAEGRIQEGFERLDENGYIQTVTESDKIEAIAQDYIKSTPSERTRTLVLAGTNKERLAITQAIREHLKAEGSLGTATTITQLQAKDLTSVQMRYTHNFELGDMVMPTRSYKRRGLEKGQLYSVVGKDSDGLTLLASDGKYYQVDTGFDKAVYQHQKIEIALGDRLRWTKNDRQLGRRNGQEFVVTAIDGNNAQIQYFDNGQTEFINLQQAQHLDYAIVSTTYSSQGKTADRVLIAADHTIGQESFYVAVSRARYDLKLYTEDKDSLLALAQSSRAKENALSVLRQKELAKLHQSKPEKETVANAVIVAKSPEAEEQRSRGAEEQSYTKPSPLHKSALAKEPNSSQERPSPSAPEPPTQSPVIKKPVPTSLQPKVAFWTPSNLGESPERLDSQHLRELVEDSAIHPKIAALNFFSLHQTKDWEHEAWEYLMYSDQLPRTNTGKLSSGFMSKYTHIESGGWWCDAGVNPKSFANLQPGDKPDRKLWGCYKPNNPRQKADKPGKFIKYEHPPKTELSIFLLDVPDDIADRIYEKFGVQPTESDRVSGFWYCVWKHNLPVTITEGAKKAASLLSQGHPAIGLPGIYAGYRSKDELGEKMKAQLMDELAVFATKEREITFCFDYETRTETQRNIEIAISRTGRLLEERGASVSVVTLPGPSKGVDDLIVAMGPLAYEKAYYSALTLKGWRDNNNQQRHASPAPPKKLSDFERKQLLLQRFSGQLTQMAFKKAIDALTDQQLLYLEQAVKEYFAQPLAQAPAPIDRQAIESEISQLQPQIDNFWLEHAIQEKAIRTMELFPLHQLSNKYNEALEQQLQTIGTIKELVTHKQKLQLKIQEYETQIENHDSWEKEQQTVEMKTMAQILKSPELQSRLTSIKDEIELKKQQLQARLSISRQPSPQPRRGLRR